From Cucumis melo cultivar AY chromosome 1, USDA_Cmelo_AY_1.0, whole genome shotgun sequence, a single genomic window includes:
- the LOC103495274 gene encoding gallate 1-beta-glucosyltransferase 84A24-like: MPAVSETPCHVFLVTFPGQGHMNPTIRLGKKLASKGLYITISTTSEFGLSLKNAGSIGDQPSPVGSGFIDFEFWDDGWELDDPRRRDLDLYMPQLQITGKPALTQMLKSRAGENRPVSCLIGNPFVPWVCDVANDIGIPCSVLWVQSCSVFSIYYHYSRKSVDFPSESDPYCDVQLPSLPLLKYDEIPSFLHPHGQYKVIGRSILQQFRNVSIPFCILMDTFEELERDIIKHMSTICPIKPIGPLFKTLKFSDDNKKADLSGDFLKADDCFEWLDSKAPNSVIYISFGSIVHLSQKQIEEMAHALVNSGFSFLWVMKPLSKDMADCLGLKQHVLPDGFLEKAGERGKIVKWSPQQKVLSHPSIACFVTHCGWNSSVEALSSGVPLLVLPQWGDQVTNAKFLVEEYGVGIRLGRGESEKRLVERDEFEQHLRDAIVGVKAKELRENALKWKIAAEKAAADGGPSESNIQELVEEIRKKWSTQMSDIHNLVVNNVDGA, from the coding sequence ATGCCGGCTGTGTCCGAAACTCCTTGCCATGTCTTTCTTGTTACGTTTCCTGGCCAGGGTCACATGAACCCCACCATCCGCCTCGGTAAAAAGCTCGCTTCCAAAGGTCTTTACATCACCATCTCCACCACCAGCGAATTCGGCCTCAGTCTCAAAAACGCTGGCAGCATCGGCGACCAGCCTTCCCCTGTCGGCTCTGGTTTCATCGACTTCGAGTTTTGGGACGACGGCTGGGAACTCGACGACCCCAGACGTCGGGATTTGGACCTTTACATGCCGCAGCTTCAGATCACCGGAAAGCCGGCGTTGACTCAGATGCTTAAAAGCCGCGCTGGTGAGAATCGGCCGGTTTCTTGTCTCATTGGAAACCCCTTTGTTCCTTGGGTTTGTGATGTGGCTAACGATATCGGAATCCCCTGTTCTGTTCTCTGGGTTCAATCTTGCTCAGTTTTCTCGATTTATTATCATTACTCTCGTAAATCTGTGGATTTCCCTTCTGAATCCGATCCTTATTGTGATGTTCAGTTGCCATCGCTTCCATTACTGAAGTACGACGAAATCCCAAGCTTTTTGCACCCTCATGGGCAGTATAAGGTGATTGGACGGTCGATTTTGCAGCAGTTTCGTAACGTGTCAATACCATTTTGTATTTTAATGGATACGTTTGAGGAACTTGAGAGAGATATTATTAAGCATATGTCGACGATTTGTCCTATTAAGCCGATTGGTCCTCTGTTCAAGACGCTGAAATTTTCCGACGATAACAAAAAGGCGGATCTCTCCGGCGATTTCTTGAAAGCGGATGATTGCTTCGAGTGGCTTGATTCGAAAGCACCGAATTCGGTGATTTATATTTCTTTTGGAAGCATCGTTCATTTGAGTCAGAAACAAATCGAGGAAATGGCTCACGCACTCGTTAATTCTGGGTTTTCGTTCTTGTGGGTGATGAAGCCTTTATCTAAAGACATGGCGGATTGTTTAGGATTGAAACAGCATGTTCTTCCTGATGGGTTTTTAGAGAAAGCAGGGGAAAGAGGTAAGATTGTGAAATGGAGTCCACAACAGAAGGTTCTTTCTCACCCTTCCATTGCTTGTTTTGTTACTCACTGTGGATGGAACTCATCAGTGGAGGCTCTGAGCTCCGGCGTGCCGTTGCTTGTGCTGCCGCAGTGGGGGGATCAAGTCACCAACGCCAAGTTTTTGGTGGAGGAATACGGTGTTGGGATCCGGCTTGGCCGCGGTGAGTCGGAAAAGAGATTGGTGGAGAGGGATGAGTTTGAGCAACATCTGAGGGACGCCATTGTTGGAGTGAAGGCAAAGGAGCTTAGAGAAAATGCTTTGAAATGGAAAATTGCGGCGGAGAAAGCGGCAGCAGACGGCGGCCCATCGGAGTCTAACATACAAGAGCTTGTGGAGGAGATCAGGAAGAAGTGGTCAACTCAGATGAGTGATATCCATAATTTAGTGGTAAATAATGTGGATGGGGCTTGA
- the LOC103495275 gene encoding RNA pseudouridine synthase 4, mitochondrial, which translates to MVLPPLFRPSVILRTSPSYTDPSSEILYFSIFHVLKSTLALSNASEPVSQQKNEKGSNRWFTLPPYTATVNASILGNRILNRGAQAEVETSTAAITALKWVIHCCPELPRSLVQKLFRLRKVRRGSSMIENSEYNLEARDQLKRVAAKDILNVGDQIFLPISAQVFSTEKTRDYCNKDEETFMHSLVLYKDPAILVINKPPGLPVQGGIGVKRSLDELAASCLSYGYSEPPRLVHRLDRDSSGILIMGRTSTSTSLLHSVFREKTFDASKHANHVDSEKKILLKRYWALVIGSPRRSKGLITAPLGKIVLDDGRSERIMVIDNAEPMPFQQAITRYKVIKSHHGYTWLELCPLTGRKHQLRVHCAEVLGTPIVGDYKYGWQAHKNWKPFHYNFHKNQGKKQFLPFGLDFESGSIAETNPRLHLHCKQLTLPDVSFALHNDSLDQDCSRLECLELDAPLPSYMQKSWDIINS; encoded by the exons ATGGTACTCCCGCCGCTCTTCCGCCCTTCCGTCATTCTCCGTACTTCCCCGTCTTACACTGATCCCAGCAGCGAAATTCTCTATTTCTCAATTTTTCATGTGCTGAAGTCCACCTTAGCCTTGAGTAACGCCTCCGAACCCGTATCCCAACAGAAGAATGAGAAGGGAAGCAATAGATGGTTCACGCTGCCTCCATACACTGCGACTGTAAATGCTTCGATTTTAGGTAATCGCATACTGAACAGAGGAGCTCAAGCCGAAGTAGAAACTTCCACCGCTGCAATAACTGCTCTGAAATGGGTGATTCATTGCTGCCCCGAATTGCCGAGGAGCCTCGTGCAAAAGCTATTTCGACTGAGAAAG GTTCGAAGAGGTTCTTCTATGATTGAAAATTCTGAATATAATTTGGAAGCTCGAGACCAACTTAAAAGA GTGGCAGCCAAGGACATTCTGAACGTAGGTGATCAAATTTTTCTCCCTATCTCCGCTCAAGTATTCTCTACAGAGAAAACTCGGGATTATTGCAATAAAGACGAAGAGACATTCATGCATAGTCTAGTATTATACAAG GATCCAGCAATACTTGTTATCAATAAACCTCCCGGCTTGCCTGTACAG GGTGGTATTGGTGTGAAAAGAAGTTTAGATGAATTAGCTGCAAGTTGTTTAAGTTATGGCTACTCAGAACCACCTCGACTA GTACACAGGCTTGACAGGGACAGCAGTGGCATCTTGATAATGGGCAGGACTTCCACAAGTACTTCACTTCTTCATTCTGTCTTCCGTGAGAAAACTTTTGATGCATCAAAACAT GCAAACCATGTTGATAGTGAAAAAAAGATTTTGCTAAAAAGGTATTGGGCACTTGTAATTGGTTCTCCTCGACGTTCAAAGGGGTTAATTACAGCTCCACTAGGAAAG ATTGTCTTGGATGATGGAAGATCAGAGCGAATTATGGTCATTGATAATGCCGAACCTATGCCTTTTCAGCAAGCAATTACTAGATATAAAGTGATCAAATCTCATCATG GATACACTTGGTTGGAGTTGTGTCCCCTCACTGGAAGAAAACATCAG CTTCGTGTACACTGTGCCGAGGTATTAGGAACGCCTATAGTTGGAGACTACAAATATGGATGGCAAGCACATAAAAATTGGAAACCATTTCATTATAATTTCCACAAGAATCAAGGAAAGAAACAATTCCTCCCTTTTGGTCTTGACTTTGAAAGTGGAAGTATTGCAGAAACTAATCCTCGTCTACACCTTCATTGTAAGCAACTGACTTTACCAGATGTTTCTTTTGCACTGCATAATGATTCTCTAGATCAGGACTGCTCAAGATTGGAATGTCTGGAGTTGGATG